A genomic stretch from Thauera sp. GDN1 includes:
- the dnaJ gene encoding molecular chaperone DnaJ — MSKRDYYEVLGVNRDAGDDEIKKAYRKLAMKHHPDRNPDNKDAEEKFKEAKEAYEMLSDPQKKAAYDRYGHAGVDPSMGAGGQGFEGGFADAFGDIFGDLFGGGGRGGRSNVYRGADLRYNLEITLEEAARGAEKTIRIPTVEECGTCNGSGAKPGTQPKTCPTCNGHGQVRVQQGFFSIQQTCPKCHGSGKIIPDPCRDCGGAGRVKKQKTLEVKIPAGIDEGMRLRHAGHGEPGVNGGPPGDLYVEIHIRKHAVFERDHDDLHCEMPISITVAALGGEIEIPTLEGMARLKIPAETQSGKVFRLRGKGIKNVRSHVHGDLMCHVVVETPVSLTERQKELLREFEEISSGNADRHNPKAKGWMDKVRDFFGN; from the coding sequence ATGTCCAAACGGGATTACTACGAGGTCCTCGGCGTCAACCGCGACGCCGGCGACGACGAGATCAAGAAGGCCTACCGCAAGCTGGCCATGAAGCACCACCCGGACCGCAATCCGGACAACAAGGACGCGGAAGAGAAATTCAAGGAGGCCAAGGAGGCCTACGAGATGCTCTCCGACCCGCAGAAGAAGGCCGCCTACGACCGCTACGGCCACGCCGGCGTCGACCCGTCGATGGGCGCGGGCGGCCAGGGTTTCGAGGGCGGCTTCGCCGATGCCTTCGGCGACATCTTCGGCGACCTTTTCGGCGGCGGCGGCCGCGGCGGGCGCTCGAACGTCTACCGCGGCGCCGACCTGCGCTACAACCTCGAGATCACGCTCGAGGAGGCGGCGCGCGGCGCCGAGAAGACGATCCGCATCCCCACCGTCGAGGAATGCGGCACCTGTAACGGCAGCGGGGCCAAGCCCGGCACCCAGCCCAAGACCTGCCCGACCTGCAACGGCCACGGCCAGGTGCGCGTGCAGCAGGGCTTCTTCTCGATCCAGCAGACCTGCCCGAAGTGCCACGGCAGCGGCAAGATCATCCCCGACCCCTGCCGCGACTGCGGCGGCGCTGGCCGGGTGAAGAAGCAGAAGACGCTCGAGGTGAAGATCCCCGCCGGCATCGACGAAGGCATGCGCCTGCGCCACGCCGGTCACGGCGAACCGGGCGTCAATGGCGGCCCGCCGGGCGACCTCTATGTCGAGATCCACATCCGCAAGCATGCGGTGTTCGAACGCGACCACGACGACCTGCACTGCGAGATGCCCATCAGCATCACGGTTGCGGCACTCGGCGGCGAGATCGAGATTCCGACGCTGGAAGGCATGGCACGGCTCAAGATCCCCGCCGAGACGCAGAGCGGCAAGGTCTTCCGGCTGCGCGGCAAGGGCATCAAGAACGTGCGCAGCCACGTCCATGGCGACCTGATGTGCCACGTCGTGGTCGAGACCCCGGTGAGCCTCACCGAGCGCCAGAAGGAGCTGCTGCGCGAGTTCGAGGAGATCTCCAGCGGCAACGCCGACCGTCACAATCCGAAGGCCAAGGGCTGGATGGACAAGGTGCGGGACTTCTTCGGGAACTGA
- the dnaK gene encoding molecular chaperone DnaK, with amino-acid sequence MGKIIGIDLGTTNSCVSVMEGGKPKVIENSEGARTTPSVVAYAEDGEILVGAPAKRQAVTNAKNTLFAIKRLIGRRFEEKEVQKDIAMMPFTIAKADNGDAWVEVRGKKIAPPQVSAEILRKMKKTAEDYLGEEVTEAVITVPAYFNDSQRQATKDAGRIAGLEVKRIINEPTAAALAFGMDKKPGDSKIAVYDLGGGTFDISIIEIADLDGEHQFEVLATNGDTFLGGEDFDQRIIDYIVTEFKKEQGVDLKNDVLALQRLKEAAEKAKIELSSGQQTEINLPYITADASGPKHLAIKITRAKFESLVEDLIERSIEPCRIALKDAGLKVSDIDDVILVGGQTRMPKVIDRVKEFFGKEPRRDVNPDEAVAVGASIQGGVLQGEVKDVLLLDVTPLSLGIETLGGVMTKLIQKNTTIPTKASQVFSTADDNQSAVTIHVLQGEREMASGNKSLGQFNLSDIPPAPRGMPQIEVTFDIDANGILHVSAKDKATGKENKIKIQANSGLSDAEVERMVRDAEAHAEEDKKAHELVDARNQCDALIHSTKKAMGEYGDKLSDDEKATIEAAMKDAEEAIKSGDKDTIEAKSQALAMAAQKLGEQMYAQAQAEGGAQGAAGGQQAGGKAEDADVVDAEFTEVKDKK; translated from the coding sequence ATGGGCAAGATCATCGGCATCGACCTCGGCACCACCAACAGCTGCGTTTCCGTGATGGAAGGCGGCAAGCCGAAGGTCATCGAGAACTCCGAAGGCGCGCGCACCACCCCCTCGGTGGTCGCCTACGCCGAAGACGGCGAGATCCTGGTCGGCGCGCCGGCCAAGCGCCAGGCGGTCACCAACGCCAAGAACACCCTGTTCGCGATCAAGCGCCTGATCGGCCGTCGCTTCGAGGAGAAGGAAGTGCAGAAGGACATCGCGATGATGCCCTTCACCATCGCCAAGGCCGACAACGGCGACGCCTGGGTCGAAGTGCGCGGCAAGAAGATCGCGCCGCCGCAGGTGTCCGCCGAGATCCTGCGCAAGATGAAGAAGACCGCCGAGGACTACCTCGGCGAGGAAGTGACCGAGGCCGTCATCACCGTGCCGGCCTACTTCAACGACAGCCAGCGCCAGGCCACCAAGGACGCCGGCCGCATCGCCGGCCTCGAGGTCAAGCGCATCATCAACGAGCCGACCGCGGCTGCGCTCGCCTTCGGCATGGACAAGAAGCCGGGCGACTCCAAGATCGCGGTGTATGACCTCGGCGGCGGCACCTTCGACATCTCGATCATCGAGATCGCCGATCTCGACGGCGAGCACCAGTTCGAAGTGCTGGCCACCAACGGCGACACCTTCCTGGGCGGCGAGGACTTCGACCAGCGCATCATCGACTACATCGTCACCGAGTTCAAAAAGGAACAGGGCGTCGATCTCAAGAACGACGTGCTCGCGCTGCAGCGCCTGAAGGAAGCCGCCGAGAAGGCCAAGATCGAGCTGTCCTCCGGCCAGCAGACCGAGATCAACCTGCCCTACATCACCGCCGACGCCTCGGGCCCGAAGCACCTGGCGATCAAGATCACCCGCGCCAAGTTCGAGTCGCTGGTCGAGGACCTGATCGAGCGCTCGATCGAGCCCTGCCGCATCGCGCTGAAGGACGCCGGCCTCAAGGTCTCGGACATCGACGACGTGATCCTGGTCGGCGGCCAGACCCGCATGCCCAAGGTGATCGACCGCGTGAAGGAGTTCTTCGGCAAGGAACCGCGCCGTGACGTGAACCCGGACGAGGCCGTGGCCGTCGGCGCCTCCATCCAGGGCGGCGTGCTGCAGGGCGAGGTCAAGGACGTGCTGCTGCTCGACGTCACCCCGCTGTCGCTGGGCATCGAGACCCTGGGCGGCGTGATGACCAAGCTGATCCAGAAGAACACCACGATCCCGACCAAGGCCTCGCAGGTGTTCTCGACCGCCGACGACAACCAGAGCGCGGTGACCATCCACGTGCTGCAGGGCGAGCGCGAGATGGCCTCGGGCAACAAGAGCCTGGGCCAGTTCAACCTCTCCGACATCCCGCCGGCGCCGCGCGGCATGCCGCAGATCGAGGTCACCTTCGACATCGACGCCAACGGCATCCTGCACGTGTCGGCCAAGGACAAGGCCACCGGCAAGGAGAACAAGATCAAGATCCAGGCCAACTCCGGCCTGTCGGACGCGGAAGTCGAGCGCATGGTGCGCGACGCCGAGGCGCATGCCGAGGAAGACAAGAAGGCGCACGAACTGGTCGACGCCCGCAACCAGTGCGACGCGCTGATCCACTCGACCAAGAAGGCGATGGGCGAGTACGGCGACAAGCTGTCGGACGACGAGAAGGCCACGATCGAAGCCGCGATGAAGGACGCCGAAGAGGCCATCAAGAGCGGTGACAAGGACACGATCGAAGCCAAGAGCCAGGCCCTGGCCATGGCCGCGCAGAAGCTCGGCGAGCAGATGTACGCCCAGGCCCAGGCCGAAGGCGGTGCCCAGGGCGCGGCCGGCGGCCAGCAGGCCGGCGGCAAGGCCGAGGACGCCGACGTGGTGGATGCCGAATTCACCGAAGTGAAGGACAAGAAGTAA
- the grpE gene encoding nucleotide exchange factor GrpE, whose product MQDPNQASQTSAEQPADIGLDAAAAAADTAPENGIDSMPNLEEALRQAELKAAEHHDAWLRAKAETENVRRRAQEDIVKAGKFAAEKFATAMLPVKDSLEAALATENQTVEKMREGVELTLRQLVSAFEGASLNEENPLGQKFDPNKHQAISMVEADAEANTVVTVLQKGYLLNERVIRPAMVMVSKGKSQ is encoded by the coding sequence ATGCAGGACCCGAACCAGGCCAGCCAGACCTCCGCCGAACAGCCCGCCGACATCGGCCTCGATGCCGCGGCCGCGGCGGCCGACACCGCGCCGGAGAACGGCATCGACAGCATGCCCAATCTCGAGGAGGCGCTGCGCCAGGCCGAGCTGAAGGCGGCCGAGCACCACGACGCCTGGCTGCGCGCCAAGGCCGAGACCGAGAACGTGCGCCGCCGCGCCCAGGAAGACATCGTCAAGGCGGGCAAATTCGCTGCCGAGAAGTTCGCCACCGCGATGCTGCCGGTCAAGGACAGCCTGGAGGCTGCGCTCGCCACCGAGAACCAGACCGTGGAAAAGATGCGTGAAGGCGTCGAGCTCACCCTGCGTCAGCTCGTCTCGGCCTTCGAGGGCGCCAGCCTGAACGAAGAGAACCCGCTCGGCCAGAAGTTCGATCCCAACAAGCATCAGGCGATCAGCATGGTCGAGGCCGACGCCGAAGCCAACACCGTGGTCACCGTGTTGCAGAAGGGCTACCTGCTCAACGAGCGCGTGATCCGTCCGGCGATGGTGATGGTGTCCAAGGGCAAGAGCCAGTAA